The genomic DNA GCGTGGGCCTTCCCGCTCCGGGTGGAGACGTGGCGAGCAGCCCTCAAAGCCTTCCAGGGCTGCTTCGTAGAGCCTACCCACAGCGGGCCAAGTCAGGGCCTCCCCTGTCTCCCAACCCCCTGGGAAATCCCACCACCCAGCGTCTGGAGCACAGCCTCGCCCGGTGTGAATTCCTGGCCTAGGTTGCTGACTCCCAACCCCCCTCCCCAGTTTGTAGCTTCCTGGGAACCCCAGGTGCTGAGCTCCACACTCACCAAAATCCAAGTCTTGCTGTAACTGCCTTTGCAACGTTTCCAGGTCCCATGGCCCCTCCAGCTTCTTGCCCCCTGACTTCCTCCTCTGTGGCCCTGGAAAGATTTTGGAGCCACTCCCCGGGCTCTGCAGTTCACCCTCGTCTGGGGCCTTTTCACCAGAATTCCGACCCTTTCTCCAAGAACTGGTCCTCCTCCTGTGGGGTGCCTTGGGCACCCCCTCCTGGGCCTCCTCGGCCACTGCTGCATACCACTTCTCCAAAATGGAGCCTCTCCTGGGGACTCGGGGCAGTTCCCCAGGGCTCAGACCCTTCTCGGCCTCCTCAGCGCCAAAGGCTTCCAGCTCAGCGGCCAACTGAGACTCTAAGTCTAACCCTGGCTTCTGCCCAGCCAGCTGGAGGCCACCCTCACTGTCTGACCCCAGCTCTCGGCTCTGTCCTTTGCTGGGAGGGATGGAGACACAGCCCCAAGCCCTGAGCTGCTGCCTCCTCTCCAGGACTGGCACTTCCGTCTTCCAGCAGAAGCCATGGGCTTCCGGGAGGCTGGCCATGGACTTGCGCCTGGACTTGTGCTGGGGGGCCGCTGGGGGCAAGGGCAGGGCATGgtggccaggggctgagggggagCCAGGCTGAAGCAGGGCCCGATCATCTGTGGTGAAGCTCTCCCAGGCCCACTGGAAGGGGAAGGAGGGCTTCCAAGTAGAGGGCAGGAGGCTGAGGAGagagagggcagggggcaggggacagGATCAGGTTCTGGCCTCCAGAGGGGCCTGACACCCAGCATCCCTCTGGGGCCGCCCCACAGCTGCTTACTCCTCAGCCTCCGCAGAGCCATGCCCTTTCTTGTTCCGGCCCCTGGGCCTCCGGTCCTCCTTCGCCATCTGCTCTGCACTCCGAGACCTCTGCTGCTGGCCCTGAGTTAGACCATTGCCACTCCTAAGACTCCCCTGGGCAAAAACAGGAGAG from Manis pentadactyla isolate mManPen7 chromosome 9, mManPen7.hap1, whole genome shotgun sequence includes the following:
- the TSGA10IP gene encoding testis-specific protein 10-interacting protein → MLDTHQQVVRTTLGRPGQDMRPQAPGTATGLLKLLSGISQAEEGSLRSGNGLTQGQQQRSRSAEQMAKEDRRPRGRNKKGHGSAEAEDLLPSTWKPSFPFQWAWESFTTDDRALLQPGSPSAPGHHALPLPPAAPQHKSRRKSMASLPEAHGFCWKTEVPVLERRQQLRAWGCVSIPPSKGQSRELGSDSEGGLQLAGQKPGLDLESQLAAELEAFGAEEAEKGLSPGELPRVPRRGSILEKWYAAVAEEAQEGVPKAPHRRRTSSWRKGRNSGEKAPDEGELQSPGSGSKIFPGPQRRKSGGKKLEGPWDLETLQRQLQQDLDFGSTKQPWKALRAARHVSTRSGKAHASVDDDAFLFTNLPNRSFHKRREATRRLLQAWAREQQEAQQQAELRRAQEQRAQWRVARCLAAYVPRGSHGPGAAQRKLEELRRQERQRFAEYQAELQAIQHRVQARPYLFQQAMQASARLAVTRRFSQVLSALGLDEEQLLAEAGKQDMEGSSRKPRSHRSMGVRVEHSCESPPRTEPTCSQPNGHSTPCPAKESSP